One genomic region from Vibrio sp. STUT-A11 encodes:
- a CDS encoding YqaE/Pmp3 family membrane protein: protein MDTRKLVLILLCIFLPPVAVYMERGFNKDFFINLILTFFFFLPGTIHALWLTMK from the coding sequence GTTCTAATTTTACTGTGTATCTTTCTTCCACCTGTCGCGGTGTACATGGAAAGAGGGTTCAATAAAGACTTCTTCATCAACTTGATCCTAACCTTTTTCTTCTTCCTGCCAGGTACAATTCATGCGCTTTGGTTAACCATGAAATAA
- the pyrC gene encoding dihydroorotase: protein MTTLTITRPDDWHVHLRDGEVLKDTVRDISRYNGRALIMPNTVPPVTNTEMALAYRDRILKEQHGEQFEPLMSLYLTDNTTPDEIRAAKATGKIVAAKLYPAGATTNSDSGVTNAKNIYHVLEAMEEVGMLLLVHGEVTHHDVDIFDREKEFLDTVLAPIVSDFPNLKIVLEHITTADAANFVKNASDNVAATITAHHLLFNRNHMLVGGIKPHFYCLPILKRNTHQQALIEAATSGSKKFFLGTDSAPHAKGAKESACGCAGSYTAHAAVELYAEVFDKEGKLENLEAFASFNGPDFYGIARNTDTITLEKASWDVPETMPFGNDIVVPIRANEQIEWQVK, encoded by the coding sequence ATGACAACACTGACTATTACTCGTCCTGACGACTGGCACGTTCACTTACGCGATGGGGAAGTCCTTAAAGACACCGTTCGCGATATCAGCCGCTACAACGGTCGCGCACTGATCATGCCAAACACCGTCCCACCTGTTACCAACACTGAAATGGCGCTAGCCTACCGAGATAGAATCCTTAAAGAACAACACGGCGAGCAATTTGAACCATTAATGTCGCTGTACCTAACCGATAACACCACTCCAGACGAAATTCGTGCCGCCAAAGCAACTGGCAAAATTGTTGCAGCAAAACTTTACCCAGCAGGCGCAACCACCAACTCAGACTCTGGCGTGACCAATGCAAAGAACATCTACCACGTTCTGGAAGCAATGGAAGAAGTCGGCATGCTACTGTTGGTTCATGGCGAAGTCACACATCACGATGTTGATATCTTCGACCGTGAAAAAGAGTTCCTTGATACGGTTCTTGCTCCTATCGTTAGTGATTTCCCAAATCTAAAAATTGTTCTGGAACACATCACCACCGCTGACGCAGCTAACTTCGTTAAAAACGCGTCTGATAACGTTGCGGCGACAATCACTGCTCACCACCTACTTTTCAACCGCAACCACATGCTTGTCGGTGGCATTAAGCCTCACTTCTACTGTCTGCCAATCCTGAAGCGCAATACCCACCAGCAAGCGCTGATTGAAGCGGCAACAAGCGGTAGTAAGAAGTTCTTCCTGGGTACAGATTCAGCGCCACACGCAAAAGGCGCGAAAGAATCGGCTTGTGGCTGTGCGGGTTCATACACAGCACACGCAGCCGTTGAGCTTTATGCTGAGGTATTTGACAAAGAAGGTAAACTGGAAAACCTGGAAGCATTTGCAAGCTTCAATGGCCCAGATTTCTACGGTATTGCTCGTAACACCGACACAATTACCTTAGAAAAAGCCTCTTGGGATGTGCCAGAAACAATGCCGTTTGGCAATGACATCGTTGTGCCTATCCGCGCGAACGAACAGATTGAATGGCAAGTTAAATAA
- a CDS encoding DUF808 domain-containing protein, protein MAGASLLTLLDDIATVLDDIAVMSKVAAKKTAGVLGDDLALNAQQVQGVASEREIPVVWAVAKGSFKNKLILVPSALLISAIIPWLIMPLLLLGGLFLCFEGTEKVLEKLFPHAHSHEDKEEVLDTGESVEAFEKRKVNGAIRTDFILSAEIIVIALGTVSEASFVTQVIVVSLIAIVMTIGVYGLVAGIVKLDDLGLYLEVRAKGKGFMAKVGNALVTFAPKLMRLLTIVGTAAMFLVGGGIIVHNVPAIHHFVEPILMDFSGHSFATAVLPILLNGLIGFVAGLLVVGAWTLIEKVRGN, encoded by the coding sequence ATGGCTGGAGCAAGTTTACTCACACTGTTAGATGACATTGCCACGGTACTCGATGACATCGCGGTGATGTCAAAAGTGGCGGCAAAAAAGACAGCAGGTGTGTTAGGAGATGATTTAGCATTGAACGCCCAGCAGGTACAAGGTGTTGCCTCTGAACGTGAAATACCTGTGGTTTGGGCTGTTGCCAAGGGATCGTTTAAGAACAAATTGATTTTGGTACCCTCTGCATTACTTATTAGTGCCATTATTCCTTGGTTGATCATGCCATTGCTTCTGCTTGGTGGTCTCTTCCTCTGCTTTGAAGGCACAGAGAAAGTACTAGAGAAACTCTTTCCCCATGCTCACTCACATGAAGACAAAGAAGAAGTGCTGGATACTGGGGAGTCGGTTGAAGCGTTCGAGAAGCGGAAAGTGAATGGGGCGATTCGTACCGATTTTATTCTCTCAGCTGAAATTATCGTGATCGCTTTAGGGACGGTTTCAGAAGCCAGTTTTGTCACTCAGGTTATTGTGGTGAGCCTGATTGCGATAGTGATGACTATTGGTGTTTATGGCTTAGTCGCTGGGATAGTTAAGCTGGATGACTTGGGCTTGTACCTTGAGGTTCGCGCGAAAGGAAAAGGCTTCATGGCAAAAGTCGGCAACGCACTGGTAACTTTTGCACCCAAGTTGATGAGATTGCTAACCATAGTGGGCACAGCAGCGATGTTTTTGGTTGGTGGCGGCATTATTGTTCACAATGTGCCAGCCATTCATCACTTTGTAGAGCCAATTCTGATGGACTTTAGTGGCCACTCTTTTGCCACCGCAGTATTACCGATCTTACTCAACGGTCTTATCGGATTTGTTGCCGGTTTGCTTGTCGTTGGTGCCTGGACATTGATAGAAAAGGTGCGTGGGAATTAA
- a CDS encoding M14 family metallocarboxypeptidase — translation MKSGYTYPIGTPGQPWGEAERKAWLAERDVKRSYQEEVVSKIDALRDRFDVEQYGALSYDEDRFPLFCIKTRNWDSAKPVVLVTGGVHGYETSGVHGALKFVDTEAERYAEHFNIVVAPCVSPWGYEVINRWNPNAIDPNRSFYANSPAEESANLSQLVATLGDVLMHIDLHETTDSDETEFRPALAARDGIEYIEGLIPDGFYTVGDTENPQPEFQKAVIESVAKVTHIAPADDQGEIIGSPVVQFGVINYPMVKLGLCGGVTNCQYGTTTEVYPDSAKVTDEECNDAQVAAVVGGLDYVLSQLKPTV, via the coding sequence ATGAAAAGCGGATACACTTACCCAATTGGTACCCCAGGACAACCTTGGGGCGAAGCTGAACGTAAAGCCTGGTTAGCCGAACGCGATGTAAAACGCAGCTATCAGGAAGAAGTTGTCAGTAAAATCGACGCACTTCGCGACCGTTTTGATGTCGAGCAATACGGAGCGCTCTCATATGACGAAGATCGTTTCCCACTGTTTTGCATCAAAACACGCAACTGGGATTCAGCAAAACCTGTTGTTCTTGTCACTGGTGGCGTGCACGGCTACGAAACCAGTGGTGTACATGGAGCATTAAAATTCGTGGACACTGAAGCTGAGCGTTACGCAGAGCACTTCAATATCGTTGTTGCGCCATGCGTGAGTCCTTGGGGTTATGAGGTGATTAACCGTTGGAACCCAAACGCGATTGACCCGAACCGCTCTTTCTATGCAAACAGCCCTGCGGAAGAATCCGCGAACCTTAGCCAGCTTGTTGCGACACTGGGCGATGTGTTAATGCACATTGATCTTCACGAAACGACTGACTCGGATGAAACAGAGTTCCGCCCTGCTTTAGCCGCTCGCGATGGTATTGAATACATCGAAGGTTTGATTCCAGACGGCTTTTACACCGTCGGAGACACTGAAAATCCACAACCAGAGTTCCAAAAAGCGGTGATTGAATCGGTAGCGAAAGTGACGCACATCGCCCCTGCGGACGATCAAGGCGAAATCATCGGCTCACCTGTTGTTCAATTTGGCGTGATCAACTACCCGATGGTGAAACTGGGATTATGTGGCGGTGTGACAAACTGCCAATATGGTACGACAACTGAAGTCTACCCAGATAGCGCAAAAGTCACTGACGAAGAATGTAATGATGCTCAGGTTGCAGCGGTTGTAGGCGGACTGGATTACGTTCTGTCACAGCTCAAGCCCACAGTGTAA
- a CDS encoding 3'-5' exonuclease yields MPQANSVVVLDFETTGLSPNLGDRAIEIGAVKLVDGEVVDSFQQLMNPGFRVSSFIESYTGITNNMLRTAPSCDEVMASFSEFIADENLIAHNASFDKRFLDAELERVNKGYSGEFACSLLVARRLIQDAPSHKLGELVRYKNIENDGVFHRALADAQMTAKLWLQMVVEVEQSGIAKPSFQFMQTVSKTAKGKVDLLLARSRV; encoded by the coding sequence ATGCCTCAAGCAAATTCCGTGGTTGTGCTCGACTTTGAAACCACTGGCCTCTCTCCTAACCTTGGTGATCGCGCAATTGAAATTGGAGCGGTTAAATTAGTTGATGGTGAGGTTGTCGATAGTTTTCAGCAACTCATGAATCCTGGCTTCAGAGTAAGCTCATTCATTGAAAGTTATACTGGCATCACCAATAACATGTTACGCACTGCACCAAGCTGCGATGAGGTGATGGCATCGTTTAGTGAGTTCATTGCCGATGAAAACCTCATCGCTCACAACGCCTCGTTCGATAAACGATTTCTCGACGCAGAGCTTGAGAGAGTCAACAAAGGCTATTCAGGAGAGTTCGCTTGTTCTTTACTGGTGGCAAGACGACTGATTCAAGATGCGCCGTCACACAAACTAGGCGAGCTCGTTCGCTATAAAAACATCGAAAACGACGGTGTTTTTCACCGTGCGTTAGCAGATGCACAAATGACGGCCAAACTTTGGCTTCAAATGGTCGTGGAGGTAGAGCAATCAGGAATCGCCAAGCCCAGCTTTCAGTTTATGCAAACCGTTAGTAAGACAGCAAAAGGTAAAGTGGACCTGTTACTCGCTAGAAGTCGTGTTTAG
- a CDS encoding 6-phospho-alpha-glucosidase, translating to MKKEFSVVIAGGGSTFTPGIVMMLLENQERFPIRQLKFYDNFASRQETVAEACKILLKERAPHIEFSYTTDPEEAFTDIDFCMAHIRAGLYAMREQDEKIPLRHGCVGQETCGAGGMAYGLRSIPAVIELIDYMEKYSPNAWMLNYSNPAAIVAEACRVMRPNSKVLNICDMPIGIETRIAEILGYDDRKQFDIMYYGLNHFGWWKEFKDAATGEDLMPRIKEYITEYGYLPPSAMNGTQHTDESWKETFIKVRDVYALDPETIPNTYLKYYMYPDYVVEHSNKEHTRANEVMEGREKEVFTECHRIIANGTATDTTIEVEEHASYIVDLATAIAFNTKERMLLIVPNNGAISNFDPTAMVEIPCIVDNTGAKPLQIGEIPEFQKGMMNQQVSVEKLVVQAHVEGSKQKLWQALTLSATIPSAKVAKDILEDLLEANKEYWVEMK from the coding sequence ATGAAAAAAGAATTCTCAGTTGTTATTGCAGGCGGCGGTTCAACATTTACTCCTGGCATCGTCATGATGCTGCTAGAAAACCAGGAGCGTTTTCCTATCCGTCAACTGAAGTTCTACGATAACTTTGCGTCGCGTCAGGAAACCGTGGCGGAAGCGTGTAAAATTTTACTGAAAGAACGTGCACCGCATATCGAATTTTCTTACACAACGGATCCAGAAGAAGCGTTTACCGATATTGATTTCTGTATGGCTCACATTAGAGCAGGTCTATATGCAATGCGTGAGCAAGATGAGAAAATCCCACTGCGTCACGGCTGTGTAGGGCAAGAAACATGTGGTGCTGGTGGTATGGCTTATGGTCTGCGATCTATTCCTGCAGTCATCGAATTGATTGATTACATGGAGAAATACTCGCCAAATGCTTGGATGTTGAACTACTCAAACCCAGCCGCAATTGTTGCAGAAGCGTGCCGTGTAATGCGTCCTAACTCAAAAGTACTGAATATCTGTGACATGCCTATCGGTATTGAGACTCGTATTGCAGAGATCCTCGGTTACGATGATCGTAAACAGTTCGACATTATGTACTACGGCCTTAACCATTTTGGTTGGTGGAAAGAATTCAAAGACGCAGCAACAGGTGAAGATCTTATGCCGCGTATCAAAGAATACATCACAGAGTATGGTTATTTGCCACCAAGTGCGATGAATGGCACTCAGCATACCGATGAATCCTGGAAGGAGACTTTTATTAAAGTTCGCGATGTGTATGCGCTTGACCCAGAAACCATTCCAAACACGTACCTGAAATACTATATGTACCCTGATTACGTCGTAGAACACTCGAACAAAGAGCACACCCGTGCAAACGAAGTTATGGAAGGTCGTGAGAAGGAAGTGTTTACCGAGTGTCACCGCATTATCGCTAATGGCACTGCGACAGATACGACCATCGAAGTGGAAGAGCACGCTTCATACATTGTTGACTTAGCGACAGCCATCGCGTTTAACACCAAGGAGCGTATGTTGCTTATTGTGCCGAACAATGGTGCGATTAGTAACTTTGATCCAACGGCGATGGTTGAGATCCCATGTATTGTCGATAATACGGGGGCAAAACCTCTACAAATTGGTGAAATCCCAGAGTTCCAAAAAGGCATGATGAACCAACAAGTGTCGGTAGAAAAATTGGTGGTTCAAGCACACGTAGAAGGCTCTAAACAAAAATTGTGGCAAGCGTTGACACTGTCCGCGACTATTCCAAGTGCAAAAGTCGCGAAAGATATCTTAGAAGATTTACTTGAAGCGAATAAAGAGTACTGGGTGGAAATGAAATAA
- a CDS encoding alpha-glucoside-specific PTS transporter subunit IIBC, producing MLSAIQRLGGAMFTPVLLFPFVGILVGLTIVLKNPVFVGDLADKSGLYYQVLQVIEEGGWTIFRNMALLFAVGLPIGLAKTAHARAAMVVMVSYLSFNYFIGAMGGFWGEFFGVDFSQPIGGTSGLTEIAGIKTIDTGIFGAIIISALVTWIHNRTFEKQLPAYLGIFQGASFVAMLSFFAMLPSAWLTLYVWPSIQHGILNLQNFMVDSGSFGVWLYTFLERILIPTGLHHFVYAPFVFGNVATPNGIAVDWFTNLEVFTQSSQSMQDLFPAGGFALHGNSKIFGCTGIALAMYHTAKPENRKKVAALLIPATLTAVMVGITEPLEFTFLFIAPWLFAIHAVLAGTMAMVMYSFGVVGNMGGGLIEFATGTWIPLLGNHTSMVVTQIAIGLCFTVLYYFVFKYLIVKFDVPIAGRGEAEMKLHSKEDFNKKYGITGKGNQGASPLQIQAFETIHGLGGVKNIADLSNCATRLRVTVKDAEQVESAEYFMSTGAVNLVKSGNAVQVIIGLNVPQLREECEKIVNEYEPELQASELTLSPAR from the coding sequence ATGTTGAGTGCGATACAACGTTTAGGCGGAGCGATGTTTACCCCAGTTTTACTATTTCCGTTTGTCGGGATCTTAGTAGGGCTAACCATTGTTCTTAAAAACCCGGTTTTTGTTGGTGATTTAGCCGATAAAAGCGGCCTTTATTATCAAGTGTTACAAGTTATTGAAGAAGGTGGCTGGACCATCTTCCGAAATATGGCGCTATTGTTTGCCGTTGGATTACCAATTGGTTTAGCTAAAACCGCTCATGCCAGAGCTGCCATGGTTGTGATGGTTTCGTACTTATCCTTCAACTACTTTATTGGCGCGATGGGAGGTTTCTGGGGAGAGTTTTTTGGTGTCGACTTTTCTCAACCTATCGGTGGAACTTCAGGATTGACCGAAATTGCGGGCATTAAAACCATCGATACTGGTATTTTTGGTGCCATTATAATCTCCGCTTTGGTTACCTGGATTCATAACCGTACCTTCGAAAAACAGCTACCCGCATATTTAGGCATTTTCCAAGGTGCTTCTTTTGTAGCGATGCTTTCGTTCTTCGCTATGCTTCCTTCTGCTTGGTTAACATTGTATGTGTGGCCTTCAATTCAACATGGGATTTTAAATTTACAGAACTTTATGGTTGATTCGGGTTCCTTTGGTGTGTGGTTATATACTTTTCTGGAGCGCATCTTAATCCCAACAGGTTTACATCACTTTGTGTATGCCCCATTTGTGTTCGGTAATGTGGCAACGCCAAATGGAATTGCTGTGGACTGGTTTACCAATCTAGAAGTGTTCACTCAATCTAGCCAATCTATGCAAGACCTTTTCCCTGCTGGTGGATTTGCATTACACGGTAACTCCAAGATTTTTGGCTGCACAGGTATCGCACTCGCGATGTACCACACGGCTAAACCAGAAAACCGTAAAAAGGTTGCTGCCTTACTCATCCCTGCGACATTAACTGCCGTGATGGTTGGAATTACAGAGCCGCTTGAATTCACTTTCCTCTTTATTGCTCCATGGCTATTCGCCATTCACGCAGTGCTCGCAGGCACTATGGCAATGGTGATGTATAGCTTTGGTGTGGTAGGCAACATGGGCGGCGGCTTAATTGAATTTGCAACGGGTACCTGGATCCCACTGCTAGGTAACCATACCAGTATGGTGGTGACGCAAATCGCGATTGGCTTGTGTTTTACCGTTCTCTACTACTTCGTATTTAAATACCTAATCGTTAAGTTCGATGTACCAATTGCAGGTCGAGGTGAAGCCGAGATGAAACTGCATTCCAAAGAAGACTTTAATAAAAAATACGGAATTACGGGCAAAGGTAATCAAGGTGCCAGCCCACTGCAAATCCAAGCATTTGAGACCATTCATGGCTTAGGCGGTGTCAAAAACATAGCCGACTTAAGTAATTGTGCGACTCGTTTACGCGTGACAGTGAAAGACGCAGAGCAAGTCGAATCCGCTGAATATTTCATGAGTACTGGCGCGGTGAACTTAGTTAAAAGTGGCAATGCCGTGCAAGTCATCATCGGTTTGAATGTGCCCCAGTTACGTGAGGAGTGCGAAAAGATTGTTAATGAGTATGAGCCAGAACTACAAGCATCGGAACTAACGCTTAGCCCGGCTCGTTAA